The genomic interval CGCGAAGGCGGGCAAGCCCGACTCGGGTTGGGTGACGAACTTCTCGCTGGGCATCGCCGGGCTCAACGGCTTCTTCGACCAGGGCAACACGGGCGCGGCGAACAACAGCTCCGCTCAGCCCGCGTCGCCCGCGCTGGTGCCCGCCGTGGGCGGCGGCTACACCGCGCCCCGGCACTGAGCAATCGCGAACGCCCCCGCTCCCGCCGTCCGGGGGAGCGGGGGCCGTCCTCGCCCCTCATCGCTTCACTCAGGACTGCGCGGCCACGAGCGCCGCATTGGCGCGGGCCATGGGGCCTCCGTCATTGGGGATGCGCTCGAAGTCGCCTCGCAGCGCCTTGATGGCGAACTTCTCCAGGTCGATTTCCCGGCGCGTGCGGATACCCAGCGCGCGCAGGGGGCCCGACAAGGGCCCGAAGCCGACCATGCCGTGCTGGAAGAGCGCCGCCGCGGCCAGGCCACTCAGCACGCGCCACCGGCCGCCGTCCTTCTTGCCGAGCAACAGCCCCAGCGCGCCCAGCGCCGCCGTCGCCACCATGACGGCGCGGTTGAGGTCCCACTCGCGCTCCAGGCGTTGGAGGTAGCGGCTCATCTCAGGGCGGTCCGCGCGTGTCGCCATGTGCCGGACGCACGCTTCCACATGCTGGTCGATGCGCCGGTTCACCATCACCGGCGTGTGACTGCGGGCCGAATCCGACGACTGGTTCCAGGTCTCCATCGCGGGCGACTCCCTCTCTCTGGGCACTCCCCTCTCCTCATTGAAGCTAGGGCCGCCCCACCGCGCCGGGAACAGCGCGGCGGCGGGCGCTCGAGGCCCTCGCGCCCGTCCGCCTGCCCCGCCAGGAGGCCCCCCTCCGCCATCCTCGTGAGAGGGCACTGGACCTGCTGAGTGCGCGGCGGCTCCCCTGCTCGTCCATCTAAAACACCACACCTCGAACTGGCCCATGGAAGGAAATCCCTTTCATTCATGGGTCGTCTTTCCACCCTCGCAAACGATGTCTTCGTTCACTTTCTGGCGGCTCAAGTCACTTCGCCCAAGGCATACACCTTGCTCAACACGAGGTGATGACACGCTCACGACTCTTGCTTGGTCTTCCAGTAGTCATGTGGATGTGGGCTTGCGGCTCCGGAGCTCCGCCCTCTTCCGTCCCGTCAACGCCGCCCGGCACGGAGGAACCTTCCCCGCAGCCCGTGGACCCACCGCCCGAGCCACCTCCTCCGGCGCCGCCTCCACCGGTAGAGCCTCCTCCCGAGGAGTTGGAAGTCCGACGCCGCTTCGAGCTGCCGGCCGTGCAGGCGAGCGTCCCCGAATACGAGCTCATCATCCCCGAGCCCACCCTGCGGTTGTTCGCGGCGGACCCCTGGACGCCGGAGCAGGACGCCGTCTTCAAGGCGCAGGGCACGGCCTATCCGGTCAAGGTGCGGCTGCGTGGCGCGTCCGCGCGCAACTTTCCCAAGAAGAGCTGGAATGTGAACTTCGAGAAGAACGTCCGGTTCGAGGGGCGCACCTCGCTCAACCTGGTGGCGGAGTACGCGGATGCCTCCATGCTGGCGGAGAAGGTGGCGTTCGACCTGCTCGCCGCGATGCGGGTCCCCGCGCCTCGAGCCAAGTTCGTGCGCCTCAAGCTCAACGGGCACTACGAGGGCGTGTTCCTGGACATCGAGCAGGTGAACAAGGCTTTCCTCAAGGCCCACGCCTTCGCGGATGGCGACGCGACCATCTACCGGTGTGGATGGAAGGACTGTGAGCTCAAGACGTGGCGCGTGCCGTACCAGGGCGACTGGACGAAGAAGACCAACGAGCGCGAGCCGAATGACCAGCTCATCGCCATCCTGGACATCATCAACCACACGCCGGAGCCCGACCTTCCCGCGGCGCTCGCGAAGCACCTTCAGTTGGAGCACTACCTGCGCTCCATGGTGCTGGACGCGCTGATGTCCAACAACTTCGTGGAGGATTCGGAGAGCTACTTCCTCTACGACCGGGCCGAGGCGAAGTGGTCCTATGTCCCGTGGGATTTGAACAACGTGGATGCACGGTGGTGGTACCCCTCC from Myxococcus stipitatus carries:
- a CDS encoding CotH kinase family protein → MTRSRLLLGLPVVMWMWACGSGAPPSSVPSTPPGTEEPSPQPVDPPPEPPPPAPPPPVEPPPEELEVRRRFELPAVQASVPEYELIIPEPTLRLFAADPWTPEQDAVFKAQGTAYPVKVRLRGASARNFPKKSWNVNFEKNVRFEGRTSLNLVAEYADASMLAEKVAFDLLAAMRVPAPRAKFVRLKLNGHYEGVFLDIEQVNKAFLKAHAFADGDATIYRCGWKDCELKTWRVPYQGDWTKKTNEREPNDQLIAILDIINHTPEPDLPAALAKHLQLEHYLRSMVLDALMSNNFVEDSESYFLYDRAEAKWSYVPWDLNNVDARWWYPSSVEDMRTSSNNMRHPLFNFTLTDSWVEKMYQQRKMETGAYPGYLPVFSNLGTRVVMNPELRERLGERLEKAMEELFTPDVMDPYIDNLHRLIDSGMRADPYMDYGRFAAGREYMKRFVRERRAFVKKDWVRMEAQLSPLMFEAFDPGEGWVEVGNRGDVELSLKGMVLTTNLRVSLAGGAHAATVARPPVGTVLPQVVVAPGKRVRLKLSDLGLRFDPKGEVGLFDGKSVIGVKDLLFYGELPTGKQYTRGDRGWEVR